Proteins from one Candidatus Palauibacter australiensis genomic window:
- a CDS encoding prolyl oligopeptidase family serine peptidase — protein MSIRRFAAPIPALVALATLLLPPSDRLAAQEAYRTPPPDVVDILEAPPFPQAAMSPSGDRMILAYSESMPGIADLAAPMLRLAGRRISPVTNGMHAAPPFVRFSVVDLDGGDTRDVTGAEDGLGPPLWSPAGDGFAFTRTTSDGVALWLADPETGAARALTSPSLNGARGEPCAWMPDSRSLLCHFVPAGRGVAPTPAAIPVGPITQESGGEAAPSWTFQDLLEDAHDEALFDYYLTSQPALVDAATGAAQAIGAPAVYESLDPSPSGDYYLSVRTVRPYSYLVPDSRFAREVEVLGRDGAPLRTLATLPLDEGGPEHLGFRRAGLRQFSWRPGVPATLAYVEALDGGNPALDVPHRDRVLTLAAPFDGEGTELVRTEHRLGSGAFGFGYPVLWGEDGETALVYEFDWPTRRTRAWAVQADAPGAPGGQPALLWDRSTDDWYGNPGDPVMKQDGAGKPVVHMDGTSIFLAGPGGSPEGDRPFLDRLDLATAERQRLFHSGADSYETVVGLADARAGRIVIRRETSEEPPNYHLVATANDERTALTSFPNPQPQLAGITKSKIYYERDDGIPLSGELYLPADYEPGQRLPVLVWAYPREFADEDGAGQVRGSAHRFTTISGASHLLLLTQGYAVLNDAAMPIVGGFAANDTYVEQLVANGKAAVDRLVEMGVADRDRVGIAGHSYGAFMTANMLAHSDDFTAGIARSGAFNRSLTPFGFQYERRTFWEAPEVYFRMSAFMHAEKINEPLLLTHGVIDNNSGTFPVQSERMYHAVKGLGGTVRLVMLPHESHGYRARESVLHTVWEMFDWMRRHVKERPGALVP, from the coding sequence ATGTCGATCCGTCGCTTCGCCGCCCCCATCCCTGCACTCGTGGCACTCGCCACCCTGCTTTTGCCGCCATCCGACCGGTTGGCCGCGCAGGAAGCCTACCGTACACCACCTCCGGACGTCGTCGACATCCTCGAGGCCCCGCCGTTCCCCCAGGCGGCGATGAGTCCGTCCGGTGACCGGATGATCCTCGCATACAGCGAGAGCATGCCCGGGATCGCGGACCTGGCCGCGCCGATGCTGCGGCTGGCCGGACGAAGGATCAGTCCGGTCACCAACGGCATGCACGCCGCGCCGCCGTTCGTGCGTTTCTCGGTCGTCGATCTGGACGGCGGCGACACGCGCGACGTTACCGGCGCCGAGGACGGCTTGGGACCACCGCTGTGGTCACCTGCGGGCGACGGCTTCGCCTTCACGCGAACGACCTCGGACGGCGTCGCCCTCTGGCTCGCCGACCCGGAAACGGGCGCCGCGCGCGCCCTTACGAGCCCATCGCTGAACGGTGCCCGCGGCGAACCCTGCGCCTGGATGCCCGACAGCCGTTCGCTGCTCTGCCATTTCGTCCCCGCTGGCCGCGGCGTCGCGCCCACCCCGGCGGCGATCCCCGTCGGCCCCATCACTCAGGAATCCGGCGGCGAGGCGGCCCCCTCCTGGACCTTCCAGGACCTGCTGGAAGACGCCCACGACGAGGCGCTCTTCGACTACTACCTCACGTCGCAGCCGGCCCTCGTCGACGCCGCCACCGGAGCCGCACAAGCCATCGGCGCCCCGGCGGTCTATGAATCCCTCGACCCTTCGCCCAGCGGCGACTACTACCTGTCCGTCCGCACGGTTCGCCCCTACTCGTACCTCGTGCCCGACTCCCGCTTCGCCAGGGAGGTGGAAGTCCTCGGCAGGGACGGCGCGCCGCTGCGCACGCTCGCCACGCTGCCGCTGGACGAGGGCGGCCCCGAGCACTTGGGCTTTCGCCGCGCTGGTCTCCGCCAGTTCTCCTGGCGCCCCGGCGTGCCCGCCACGCTGGCCTATGTGGAAGCCCTCGACGGCGGCAACCCCGCGCTCGACGTGCCTCACCGCGACCGGGTGCTGACTCTCGCGGCGCCCTTCGACGGAGAGGGCACCGAACTCGTCCGCACCGAGCACCGCCTGGGCTCGGGCGCCTTCGGATTCGGCTATCCGGTTCTGTGGGGCGAGGACGGCGAGACCGCCCTGGTCTACGAATTCGACTGGCCGACACGGCGGACCCGCGCCTGGGCCGTGCAGGCTGACGCTCCCGGCGCTCCCGGCGGCCAGCCCGCGCTCCTCTGGGACCGCAGCACGGACGACTGGTACGGCAATCCGGGCGACCCGGTCATGAAGCAGGACGGGGCCGGCAAGCCGGTCGTCCACATGGACGGCACAAGCATCTTTCTGGCGGGCCCCGGAGGATCTCCGGAAGGAGACCGGCCATTCCTGGACCGGCTGGATCTGGCGACCGCCGAGCGGCAGCGACTCTTCCACTCGGGCGCGGACAGCTACGAGACCGTGGTCGGTCTCGCGGACGCACGCGCCGGCCGGATCGTCATCCGGCGAGAGACCAGCGAGGAGCCCCCAAACTACCACCTCGTCGCGACCGCGAACGACGAGCGCACGGCCCTCACTTCCTTCCCCAACCCCCAGCCCCAGCTCGCGGGGATCACCAAGAGCAAGATCTACTACGAGCGCGACGACGGCATCCCGCTATCGGGTGAGCTGTACCTGCCCGCCGACTACGAGCCCGGACAGCGTCTGCCGGTCCTGGTATGGGCCTACCCACGCGAGTTCGCCGACGAGGACGGCGCGGGTCAGGTCAGGGGCTCGGCTCACCGCTTCACGACCATCTCCGGCGCCTCGCACCTCCTGCTCCTCACGCAGGGGTATGCGGTGCTCAACGACGCCGCGATGCCGATCGTGGGCGGCTTTGCGGCGAACGACACCTACGTGGAGCAGCTGGTGGCCAACGGCAAGGCCGCGGTGGACAGGCTCGTCGAGATGGGCGTGGCCGACCGCGACCGGGTCGGGATCGCCGGCCACAGCTACGGAGCCTTCATGACCGCCAACATGCTGGCGCACTCCGACGACTTCACCGCCGGCATCGCGCGCAGCGGCGCCTTCAACCGGAGCCTCACGCCCTTCGGCTTCCAGTACGAGCGCCGCACCTTCTGGGAGGCGCCGGAGGTCTACTTCCGCATGTCGGCCTTCATGCACGCGGAGAAGATCAACGAACCGCTGCTCCTGACCCACGGCGTCATCGACAACAACTCCGGGACCTTCCCCGTCCAGTCCGAGCGCATGTACCACGCCGTGAAGGGGCTGGGAGGCACCGTCCGCCTGGTGATGCTGCCCCACGAAAGCCACGGCTACCGGGCCCGCGAATCGGTCCTGCACACCGTGTGGGAGATGTTCGACTGGATGCGCCGTCACGTGAAGGAGCGACCAGGCGCACTGGTCCCCTAA
- a CDS encoding type II toxin-antitoxin system VapC family toxin, producing MRVLLDTSYLYDFMEAPGRFHESERRFLAARDARIHVSAVSIWEMRLKHRARRASGARKSPFAPQDVLALLEDQDVTFLPMTILDAAASLEPPLDHGDPFDELLLVQAQRQGLMLLTTDRRLADHPLAVAAEEPG from the coding sequence ATGCGTGTACTCCTCGATACGTCCTATCTCTACGACTTCATGGAAGCGCCGGGGCGATTCCATGAGTCCGAGCGCCGGTTTCTCGCCGCCCGCGATGCCCGCATCCACGTGAGCGCGGTGTCCATCTGGGAGATGCGGCTCAAGCACCGTGCCCGTCGCGCGTCGGGCGCCCGCAAGAGTCCTTTCGCACCGCAGGACGTGCTCGCGCTGCTGGAAGATCAGGACGTGACGTTCCTGCCCATGACGATCCTCGATGCTGCGGCCTCGCTGGAGCCGCCCCTCGACCACGGGGACCCGTTCGACGAACTGCTCCTGGTCCAGGCGCAGCGGCAGGGCCTGATGCTGCTCACGACCGACCGGCGTCTCGCCGACCATCCGCTCGCTGTGGCTGCAGAGGAGCCAGGCTAG
- a CDS encoding type II toxin-antitoxin system prevent-host-death family antitoxin — protein sequence MLHTESVKRSRERSAMELAIREAKARLSELVAAARSGERVIITKHGRPAVELVRCDHGGGIDFDKLEAARRRLGMEGDRERWPSEYDDPAFSRRVLGLDIE from the coding sequence ATGCTGCATACTGAGTCCGTGAAGCGCAGCCGGGAGCGATCCGCCATGGAACTCGCAATACGTGAGGCGAAGGCCCGCCTCTCCGAACTCGTCGCCGCCGCCCGCAGCGGCGAGCGCGTGATCATTACGAAACACGGTCGCCCCGCGGTCGAACTCGTTCGCTGCGACCACGGCGGCGGGATCGATTTCGACAAGCTGGAGGCAGCCCGCCGTCGGCTCGGCATGGAAGGGGATCGCGAGCGGTGGCCTTCGGAGTACGACGATCCGGCGTTCAGCCGCCGGGTGCTGGGTCTCGATATCGAGTAA
- a CDS encoding type II toxin-antitoxin system VapC family toxin: protein MNSSWNGEPKPPVNEAFETVLDASAVLAALLKEPGAVRVERALRRGAAMSSVNVAEVAARLSQDGWSSGDVSSVVTGMGIEVIPFDRRTALLSGAYRPRTRRHGLGLGDRACLATARSLGLPALTADRSWAALEIDGVTVVQIR from the coding sequence ATGAATTCATCCTGGAACGGCGAGCCGAAGCCGCCCGTGAATGAAGCGTTCGAGACCGTGCTTGACGCCTCGGCCGTCCTGGCGGCGCTGCTAAAGGAACCGGGGGCGGTTCGCGTCGAACGCGCGCTCAGGCGAGGAGCCGCGATGTCGTCCGTGAACGTGGCCGAGGTTGCGGCGCGTCTCTCGCAAGACGGCTGGTCCTCGGGGGACGTGTCGAGCGTCGTCACGGGAATGGGCATCGAAGTCATCCCCTTCGACCGGCGAACCGCCCTGCTCAGCGGCGCCTATCGCCCGCGAACGCGGCGTCACGGCCTCGGACTGGGTGACCGGGCATGCCTGGCCACCGCACGCAGCCTCGGTCTCCCGGCCCTCACCGCCGACCGGAGCTGGGCCGCCCTCGAGATCGACGGCGTGACCGTCGTGCAGATCCGGTGA
- a CDS encoding AbrB/MazE/SpoVT family DNA-binding domain-containing protein — translation MKKENRNSPTDAPPDPMSDPLPDTERVTIDEAGRLVVPARFRRALDIRGRQQLIMALEGDTIRLRTPSAALARLQAIARRHWKGSGSVVDEFILERRAEAARE, via the coding sequence ATGAAGAAAGAGAACCGGAACTCGCCGACCGATGCTCCGCCGGATCCCATGTCCGATCCGTTGCCCGACACCGAACGCGTGACGATCGACGAAGCCGGCCGGCTGGTGGTCCCCGCCCGCTTTCGCCGCGCACTGGACATTCGGGGCCGGCAGCAACTGATCATGGCCCTGGAGGGCGACACGATCCGGCTGCGCACCCCCAGCGCCGCACTCGCGCGGCTGCAGGCCATCGCGCGCCGGCACTGGAAGGGCTCCGGGAGCGTCGTCGATGAATTCATCCTGGAACGGCGAGCCGAAGCCGCCCGTGAATGA
- a CDS encoding glucose 1-dehydrogenase: protein MTLEGKTAIVTGAAKGIGAACALAFARHGADVVLGDVLEERCADTARRIAEETGRETLAVRADVSEERDCAALLDACTERFGRCDILLNNAGIIAAGSILDAEVEDFDRVLGVNLRGTFLVSRLVARDMVARGVKGSIIHMSSTNAVVTIPNQLAYAASKGGVMQLTKVMALALAPHDIRVNAIGPGTIVTDILDSVIADEEARRTILSRTPLGRFGDAGEIGTVAVFLASDYASYLTGETIYTDGGRLALNYTVPLREDG, encoded by the coding sequence ATCACACTCGAGGGGAAGACCGCCATCGTCACGGGGGCGGCGAAGGGGATCGGCGCCGCGTGCGCGCTCGCCTTCGCCCGTCACGGGGCGGATGTCGTGCTGGGGGACGTGCTGGAGGAGCGCTGCGCGGACACGGCCCGCCGCATCGCGGAGGAGACGGGGCGGGAGACGCTCGCCGTGCGCGCGGACGTGAGCGAGGAGCGCGACTGCGCGGCCCTGCTCGACGCCTGCACGGAACGCTTCGGCCGCTGCGACATCCTGCTCAACAACGCGGGGATCATCGCGGCGGGCTCGATTCTGGACGCCGAGGTCGAGGACTTCGACCGGGTGCTGGGCGTGAACCTGCGCGGGACCTTCCTCGTCTCACGTCTGGTGGCGCGAGACATGGTGGCGCGCGGGGTGAAGGGGTCGATCATCCACATGTCCTCGACGAACGCCGTGGTGACGATCCCGAACCAGCTCGCTTACGCGGCCTCCAAGGGCGGGGTCATGCAGCTCACGAAGGTGATGGCGCTCGCGCTCGCGCCGCACGACATCCGGGTCAACGCGATCGGGCCGGGCACGATCGTCACCGACATCCTCGACTCGGTGATCGCCGACGAGGAGGCGCGGCGCACGATCCTCTCCCGCACGCCGCTGGGACGGTTCGGGGACGCGGGCGAGATCGGGACGGTGGCCGTCTTCCTCGCGAGTGACTACGCCTCGTACCTCACGGGCGAGACGATCTACACGGACGGCGGGCGCCTCGCGCTGAACTACACGGTGCCGCTGCGCGAAGACGGGTGA
- a CDS encoding hydantoinase B/oxoprolinase family protein — translation MGARLAIDIGGTFTDVALEAGGRLVTTKVLTTAAAPERGVLAGVRKVLGLAEVPPSAVRLVIHGTTLATNAIIERRGARTALIVTSGHRDALEMAHENRFEQYDIGVDRPAPLVPRRLRLPVEERVDHRGRVLIPLEEDSVRALLPTLEAEEVESVAVGLIHGYANPAHERRIGEIFDAWRPGLPVTLASDVCPEVREYERQSTACANAYVQPLMARYLTGLADSLRESGLACPFLLMTSGGGLTTLETAVAAPVRLVESGPAGGAILASHLARSLDLGDVLSFDMGGTTAKLCVIDGGRPLHSRTFEVARSYRFKQGSGLPVRIPVIEMVEIGAGGGSIAGVDDLERIQVGPGSAGSEPGPAAYGRGGDKPTVTDADVVLGRIDPEFFAGGSISLDRGRAEAVIESRVGHGLGLDARPAALGISEMVDENMSNAARTHAIEWGKGVAGRTLIAFGGSAPIHAARLADKLDVDRFLVPADAGVGSAVGFLLAPISYEVVRSRYMRLSGFDPAVVREVFDEMRAEAEAVVSRGAPGVETSEKTRAYMRYVGQGHEIGVDLPGDLDDGAALRDAFDRGYETVYGRTIPGLDIEVLSWTLVVSAPAAVAADVPAGTSSRERTQPVGQLAEADVPAGTSLGGRAAAEEPEPARWTELWDGPGGESMAAAVHTRGALAEGTRVEGPALIAEDQTTTVVPDGWEARAVAGGHLLVERKAAERRVAEGAAGAGAAGAQTGIAALEGQIMWSRLLSVVEEQARTLVRTAFSTPVREAGDLSAGVFDLSGRMLAQAVTGTPGHVNAMAASVGFFLRDFPAETLREDDVLITNDPWEGTGHLNDFTVVTPTFLDGRPVALFAATSHIADVGGRGFGADANQVFEEGIRLPIGYLIRGGRVDETLMRLVRANVRDPDVAQGDLYSLAACNRTGCERLVAMMAEFGIDSLEPLAETIISTSRRAMRERIGALRPGTYRNRMRIDGYDEDLDLVCALTVLPDGTIGIDWDGTSPMSSRGINVPVTYTRAYSSFGVRCIVGSEVPNNAGSLAAIDVTAPPGSLLNAPPPAAVSARHAIGQMLPDVVLGCLEQALAPGAVPAEGASCLWNPVIMAGPGLTGAYRYGGAEFVVNPFHAGGTGARPGKDGLSATAFPSGVRSTPIEITETVAPLIFWRKEYLPDSGGPGEFRGGLGQVMEISHADGEAFAVSKMFERVRNPARGRDGGGDGAAGRVHVPGVGEFRPKGREIVPPGRRIVLETPGGGGLGDPARRPTDRVREDVLDGYVSADEAAGACGE, via the coding sequence ATGGGCGCCCGGCTCGCCATCGACATCGGCGGGACCTTCACGGACGTGGCGCTCGAGGCCGGCGGGCGCCTCGTCACGACGAAGGTGCTCACGACCGCCGCCGCGCCCGAGCGGGGCGTCCTCGCGGGCGTGCGCAAGGTGCTGGGGCTGGCGGAGGTCCCGCCCTCCGCCGTCCGTCTCGTCATCCACGGCACGACCCTGGCCACGAACGCGATCATCGAGCGGCGGGGCGCGCGCACGGCCTTGATCGTGACCTCCGGACACCGCGACGCGCTGGAGATGGCGCACGAGAACCGCTTCGAGCAGTACGACATCGGGGTCGACCGCCCTGCCCCGCTCGTCCCCCGCCGTCTCCGGCTCCCGGTGGAGGAGCGGGTCGACCACCGCGGCCGCGTCCTCATCCCGCTCGAGGAGGATTCCGTGCGGGCGCTCCTCCCGACGCTCGAGGCGGAAGAGGTGGAGTCCGTCGCGGTGGGGCTCATTCACGGGTACGCGAACCCCGCGCACGAGCGGCGGATCGGGGAGATCTTCGACGCGTGGCGGCCGGGGCTGCCGGTGACGCTGGCCTCGGACGTGTGCCCGGAGGTGCGTGAGTACGAGCGGCAGTCCACGGCCTGCGCGAATGCCTACGTCCAGCCGCTCATGGCCCGCTACCTGACGGGGCTCGCGGATTCGCTGCGCGAGTCGGGGCTCGCCTGCCCCTTCCTCCTCATGACGTCGGGCGGGGGCCTCACCACGCTGGAGACGGCGGTCGCGGCACCCGTCCGCCTCGTGGAGTCCGGGCCGGCCGGGGGCGCGATCCTCGCCAGCCACCTCGCGCGGAGCCTCGACCTCGGCGATGTCCTCTCCTTCGACATGGGCGGGACGACGGCGAAGCTGTGCGTGATCGACGGCGGGCGGCCGCTCCATTCGCGTACGTTCGAGGTCGCGCGCAGCTACCGCTTCAAGCAGGGGAGCGGCCTGCCGGTGCGGATTCCCGTGATCGAGATGGTGGAGATCGGGGCCGGGGGCGGGTCGATCGCCGGCGTGGACGACCTGGAGCGGATCCAGGTCGGCCCGGGCAGCGCCGGGTCGGAGCCGGGGCCGGCGGCGTACGGGCGAGGCGGGGACAAGCCCACGGTGACGGACGCCGATGTCGTCCTGGGGCGGATCGATCCGGAGTTTTTTGCCGGCGGCTCGATTTCCCTCGACCGGGGGCGGGCCGAGGCCGTGATCGAATCCCGGGTGGGGCACGGACTCGGGCTCGACGCGAGGCCCGCCGCGCTCGGGATCAGCGAGATGGTGGACGAGAACATGTCCAACGCCGCCCGTACCCACGCGATCGAGTGGGGGAAGGGCGTGGCGGGACGCACGCTCATCGCCTTCGGCGGCTCCGCCCCCATCCACGCGGCGCGCCTGGCGGACAAGCTGGACGTCGACCGCTTTCTGGTGCCGGCCGACGCGGGGGTGGGGTCGGCCGTCGGCTTCCTCCTCGCGCCCATTTCCTATGAAGTCGTGCGCAGCCGCTACATGCGTCTGTCCGGGTTCGATCCCGCCGTCGTGCGTGAAGTGTTCGATGAGATGAGGGCGGAGGCGGAGGCCGTGGTCTCGCGGGGGGCGCCAGGGGTGGAGACGAGCGAGAAGACGCGGGCCTACATGCGCTATGTCGGGCAGGGGCACGAGATCGGCGTCGACCTCCCCGGCGACCTCGACGACGGGGCGGCGCTGCGCGACGCGTTCGACCGCGGCTACGAGACGGTGTATGGACGCACGATCCCGGGACTCGACATCGAGGTTCTGAGCTGGACGCTCGTCGTGTCGGCTCCCGCGGCAGTGGCCGCGGACGTTCCCGCGGGAACGTCATCCCGTGAACGGACCCAGCCAGTTGGGCAACTGGCCGAAGCCGACGTTCCCGCGGGAACGTCACTCGGGGGGCGAGCGGCCGCGGAGGAACCGGAGCCCGCACGCTGGACCGAGCTGTGGGACGGGCCCGGCGGCGAGTCGATGGCGGCGGCGGTTCACACGCGGGGAGCGCTCGCGGAGGGAACCCGCGTCGAGGGCCCGGCCCTGATCGCCGAAGATCAGACGACGACCGTGGTCCCGGACGGCTGGGAGGCGCGGGCCGTCGCCGGCGGCCACCTCCTCGTCGAGCGGAAAGCAGCGGAGCGGAGGGTAGCCGAGGGAGCGGCGGGCGCGGGCGCGGCAGGCGCGCAAACGGGAATCGCGGCGCTCGAAGGACAGATCATGTGGAGCCGGCTGCTGTCCGTGGTGGAGGAGCAGGCCCGGACGCTCGTGCGCACCGCCTTCTCAACCCCGGTGCGGGAGGCAGGCGACCTCTCCGCCGGCGTGTTCGACCTCTCCGGGCGCATGCTCGCGCAGGCCGTCACGGGCACGCCCGGTCACGTCAATGCGATGGCCGCCTCCGTCGGGTTCTTCCTCCGGGACTTCCCCGCGGAGACGCTGCGCGAGGACGATGTCCTCATCACGAACGATCCCTGGGAGGGCACGGGACACCTCAACGACTTCACGGTCGTCACGCCGACCTTCCTGGACGGGCGCCCGGTGGCGCTGTTCGCGGCCACGAGTCACATCGCCGATGTCGGGGGCCGCGGCTTCGGGGCGGACGCGAACCAGGTGTTCGAGGAGGGGATCCGCCTCCCCATCGGATACCTGATCCGCGGCGGACGGGTGGACGAGACGCTCATGCGGCTGGTGCGGGCGAACGTGCGGGACCCGGATGTCGCCCAGGGCGACCTCTACTCGCTGGCCGCCTGCAACCGCACGGGGTGCGAGCGGCTGGTGGCAATGATGGCGGAGTTCGGAATCGATTCGCTGGAGCCGTTGGCGGAGACGATCATCTCCACCTCCCGGCGGGCGATGCGGGAGCGGATCGGAGCGCTCCGCCCGGGAACGTATCGGAACCGGATGCGGATCGACGGCTACGATGAAGACCTCGACCTCGTGTGCGCGCTCACGGTCCTGCCCGATGGGACCATCGGGATCGACTGGGACGGCACCTCGCCGATGTCGTCGCGCGGCATCAACGTGCCGGTGACCTACACGCGCGCCTACAGTTCGTTCGGCGTGCGCTGCATCGTCGGCTCCGAGGTCCCGAACAACGCGGGGTCGCTGGCGGCGATCGACGTCACCGCCCCGCCCGGATCGCTCCTCAACGCGCCCCCTCCCGCCGCCGTCTCCGCCCGCCACGCGATCGGACAGATGCTGCCGGACGTCGTCCTCGGCTGCCTCGAACAGGCGCTGGCACCCGGAGCCGTCCCCGCGGAAGGCGCGTCGTGCCTCTGGAACCCCGTCATCATGGCGGGGCCGGGACTGACCGGCGCCTACCGGTACGGCGGCGCGGAGTTCGTCGTGAACCCCTTCCACGCCGGCGGCACCGGTGCCCGCCCGGGGAAGGACGGGCTCTCGGCGACGGCCTTCCCCTCCGGGGTCCGCAGCACGCCGATCGAGATCACCGAAACGGTCGCGCCGCTCATCTTCTGGCGGAAGGAGTATCTCCCCGACTCCGGCGGCCCCGGCGAGTTCCGGGGCGGCCTCGGCCAGGTGATGGAGATCTCCCATGCGGACGGCGAGGCGTTCGCCGTCTCGAAGATGTTCGAGCGGGTGCGCAATCCGGCCCGCGGGCGCGACGGGGGCGGGGACGGGGCCGCGGGGCGAGTTCATGTGCCGGGCGTGGGCGAGTTCCGGCCCAAGGGCCGCGAGATCGTCCCCCCCGGCCGGCGCATCGTTCTGGAGACGCCGGGGGGCGGCGGCCTCGGAGACCCGGCACGGCGCCCGACCGACCGGGTACGGGAAGATGTCCTCGACGGCTACGTCTCCGCCGATGAGGCGGCGGGCGCGTGCGGGGAGTGA